One genomic window of Gossypium hirsutum isolate 1008001.06 chromosome D11, Gossypium_hirsutum_v2.1, whole genome shotgun sequence includes the following:
- the LOC107911439 gene encoding blue copper protein 1a → MASNKLLMLSVVAIFIPAMAMATDYIVGDDSGWTINFDYQAWAKDKVFYVGDKLVFQYPKGYHNVFKVNGTAFKNCDIPPTNQALSSGNDTVVLNTPGRKWYICGVSNHCSAYAQKLFITVQYQYGWAPAATPQILQVSQPWAATPAPTPSSPSTPAPTPSVPDTIVTDPWASSPITSSPPLPTPIAPSWPPAPSLPTTPAPTPEPWAPTTLSVPETTVTDPWAPAPAPWAPSPISSPPSLPTPTAPSWPPAPSPYPWI, encoded by the exons ATGGCTTCGAACAAGCTTCTTATGCTCTCAGTTGTAGCCATTTTTATTCCTGCAATGGCTATGGCAACTGATTATATCGTCGGGGATGATAGCGGATGGACCATCAATTTCGATTATCAAGCTTGGGCAAAGGATAAAGTATTTTACGTGGGTGATAAATTAG TGTTCCAATACCCTAAAGGATATCACAATGTGTTCAAAGTAAACGGTACAGCTTTCAAGAATTGTGACATTCCACCGACAAACCAAGCTCTCAGTTCCGGAAATGACACTGTAGTCCTTAACACCCCCGGTAGAAAGTGGTACATCTGCGGTGTTAGTAACCATTGCTCTGCTTATGCCCAAAAGCTTTTCATCACTGTTCAATACCAGTATGGTTGGGCACCAGCAGCAACCCCTCAAATACTACAAGTTAGTCAACCATGGGCAGCAACTCCTGCACCCACTCCCTCTTCACCTTCAACACCAGCACCTACACCTTCAGTGCCAGACACAATAGTTACTGACCCTTGGGCATCATCTCCAATAACTTCTTCACCTCCACTGCCAACACCTATTGCACCTTCATGGCCACCGGCTCCGTCTTTGCCTACAACACCAGCACCAACTCCTGAGCCTTGGGCACCAACTACACTTTCAGTGCCAGAAACAACAGTTACTGACCCTTGGGCACCAGCTCCTGCACCTTGGGCACCATCTCCAATATCTTCTCCACCTTCACTGCCAACACCTACTGCACCTTCATGGCCACCGGCTCCATCTCCTTATCCATGGATTTGA